Below is a genomic region from Methanofollis sp. UBA420.
GGTGCGCAATCTCGTCGCCTTTGTGTTCGATCTGCTTCATCTTGTGGCACTGGTTCTGCACGTCGACGTAGTTGTTGACGAGCGCGTTGAGGAGCAGCGCCCCATCATTGACTGTATCTGCCAGTTTCTCGAACAGGTCGAAAAATGCCTTGTCCTGTGGCACAATCCATTCCTTTAGACCCACAATACACCCATCTTCTATCAGTTGCCTTCTGGCAAAAAACCATCCTTCTGTATGGGGATGTCGGCGGTGCCTGTAACGGGATATTCCCCTGGCTTTCCCGGGTTTTTCATGCTGTAAAACACGAATCATTACCTTTCAGGCCTGTGCCGCAGGGCACCTCGGCCGCGGCGGGGACATGCGGTGCCACGCAGTATGCGCTGGCACTGGAATTTTTCCGTCATAAACCCGTTTTAGGCCTGAAGTCCCGATATTCTCAGCGATCGGGAGAAGAAATGTCAAGAACAGTATTCTTGAGGTAGCACGACCCCTCTCGGGGTGACATCTCCCGGACCGTGTGACCGGAAATGGCCTTGAAAACCTGAGTGCCTACGGCCTCCTCGCGACCATCGGGGAGCAGGAGATGGAGGGCCAGATCGGGTTCAGGACTGTGGCGTACATCGGCGACATGCGTGAAGAGGGATGTGGACTGGAGGAACCTTGTGTAAACTGGAGATATCTCTTCAACCAGTTGTCTTTAAGAGACTATTGCCCAACAGCGTTCTCTATAGAATCGACGTCCTCTGGAAAGAGTTCCTTTCCTTTTTCCGTGTATTGGATCACACCCAGTTGTCTGAGGAAATCCAGATCGCTATCGATTTCCCATCCCTCTGCAAGTTTGCCGTTCGCGATCCGCCAGATGAACACCATCTGCATTGTTACCCTGTTGCCGGTAGGAGGCAATGTGACGCCGAACAGATTCCATTTGCCCGTATGGGTCCCGGTAGCTCTCACACAGACCCATACCCTGTCCCCTTCGGCAATCATATCTTCGATCTTCTCATGCCAGTCAGGGAAACCTTCGAAGGCGAGTTGAAAAAGTTGTCTGAAACTTTCCAGACCTCGCTGCTGATGAGTGTGGTCGATATAATCCGGTGCCACCAGATCCCCGAACAGATCCAGATTTCGCGTATTATAGGCATCGATAAACCTTCGGACAAGCGCCTTATTCTCTTCCGACGACATGGAACATTGCCTCTCCTTGAATATTTATTTCCTATTTAAAAGGTGCCGTCTTGTCGAGCGTCTATTTTTCCCGCCAGGCAGCCGTGCGCCTTCGCTCTCTCACCTTTTCGAACTCGAGATCTGCCTCGAAAGCCTCAATCCCCGCGAGCGCATGTTCCTATCTTCCTAAGACCTCCAATTGCCGATGCAGGATCATCGGAGTGCCTGTACAAATGTGCGATCTTATTTTTCTCAGCCCGTGATGGGGGGTTATGGGATCATAATTATTATTCGATCTTACATTCAACAAGTTTCTTAATAATTTCATCTTTTGGAGAAGTCCAATCAATAGCATCTATCGTTTCCATCCACCATGTATGTAGTGATATACAGCAGTAAAAACTTCGAATCGCTTCAAACTCGTTAATTTGGATTTTACTTCGATGTGAAATCGCATTTCGATATTCTCTTAATTCATTGAAATTCGCTAATTTACTCTCTGGAAAAATTGTTATTCGTCCATCTTTTTGTAAATGGCGCATCAATATTTCCCTTAAGTTATAATCTTCTACTTTGCTATATTGAATTGCTTTTGTGATTATTTTGAGGACTTGTTCATTGATTTTCTCACTTGGTTCTTTACCTATCTGAGTTGAAGTTTCTTTAATCTCTCTAAATAATCTATCAATGTTTGCATTATTAGATTCACTGTTTGCCTTACTTGACTCCTTTTGTGGATTAACTGTTTCCTGAACATTTTCTTGGATATAATAGAATAACTCGCCCATAGGCATTTTTCTATTCAATTCTTGTCTGAATAATGTTTCAAAAATTTGAATCAAAAGACTTTCTGTAAAAATACCTAGCGTATTGACACAATGGGAATAACTTCCTTGGTTAAATTCTGAGATGGCGATACTAATTTTTTCCTGTAATTCCTTGGAGGACACAATTTGTCTGAAGTTCGGTTCAAGATAGGGGACATACACAGAGAAAGCTACTTCTGATGGGGAGAAAAATCTTGAAATTTTTGTTTGTTCTATATGGTTTAATTCATTAAAAAACCTGACCATAATTTCAATTGACTCTTTACCTGTAGAATAGATTGTTAATTCGAGATAATCCCTTTCGATAATACAGTGGTGGTTTAGGAAGAGAAATATACTGCCATCATTGGCCATAGGGATAAATTGATCAAAAATAATTTCTTCATTAAATATCTTAAATGCTTTTTGAAAATCTTTTTTAATTGTATCGTGGTTTAGTTTCAGAATAATTTCCATATCATCGGGACGAATAACTCTTTCTATTGTTTTTTTAACGGTTTCATTATCTTTTTGTTGGATGTAGTAAAAAAGTGAAAATATAAAACTCACTCTTATAAATTGGTTAGTTGAGAATTTTTCGTGGCGTAATCCATGTGGAGCCGTTCTATACCATTTTTCCACAATTTTTTGGATCTCATTATCCATACAATTTTCTTTAAAATATTTATAAAATCCATTTAAATTTAGGGTGGTATTAATCCCCCAAATCCCAACTTTTGCTGGTCCTTTTAAATATTCGATTATAGTATCAATTTCGGATTGGGGAAGAAATTTTGCGATATCATATTTATCTACATCCGGTTGACAATAGTGCATTGGCGATTCGTCTCTAATTATTTCCTCGAGCATTTTTAATTGGACATCAGTATTTCTATCCATAGGCAATACTCCATTGTATTTCCAAACCAATAATATATATGGTGCGTAATAGACCTGTCGATATCATCACCGTTCTTTTTAAAACGTCATCCTTAAACCCTCCAGGCCTTCATTGCACATCAAAAATGTACTATTCTAAGGAATAAATCTCAGATTGTTTGGAATGTCTCGATTAATTTGGAAATTCACTCGATGGTGCTTCACTTCAGACGTGGTAAGTATCTGCATGTGTCACGACACACCCTGCCTTTCACTCTCTCTGGCCTTCTCAGCAGTCCCGCTCTCTCCCCCGCGATGCAGTAACCCCCTTCACTAAAACCTCTGACCACCTCTGTATGATCACCAGAGTGTCCACACAAATCGTAAGTGTGCGTACCGTACGCAACAAACAGGAAACAAGAGATAGAGAAAATGCCATATGATCCTCAAAAACCCGCATCCGGCGACGCCTGCACATCGCCGTCTCCCCGGAAGTCCACGACCACTTGAAAAACCGCGTCGGCAATATCAGCAGATTCCTCGATGCATTAACACGAGAGACTATTCCAGATTCGATCTGCAATAGTTATTTTCACAAAAACAGAGATGGACCGAGCGGGAATTGAACCCGCGGCCTCTTCCATGCCAAGGAAGCGATCTTCCCCTGATCTATCGGCCCAGTGCTACCTCATATTGTTGAACGTGATCCCATAATAAAGATTGGGCCAGGCTACTCCCCTAACCCTCCCTCATACGGTCCTGGAGGCGGGAGAGCACGCGGTCCCGCGCATCATCCCTGTCCGGTGCCCACCCCCTCCCGACCATACCTTCAATTGCGCACAATGAAAAACTCTACCTATGCCGATTTCCGGCCCTTTTCGAGGGCACCCTGCGGTTGATGAAGAGGAACCCGTCCATGAGACCGGTGCAGGAGGCGAGGTCTACAGAAGGCTGAACCGGAAGTGCATGGTCTCGATGTACATCGGGCATGCCATCTCATACGCCGTACTCCTGGCGGGTTATCTCCTCCTGACGACCTTTTCGCAGGAATTCCTGGGCCCGTACTACGGTCCAGTTCAATACGCCGCTCTGGTGGTCCTCGCGGTCGCCCTGCTCTATAGCGCGGCGGCCCCGCCGGTCTACTACGCCCGGTACAGGTACCAGATCACCGAGGACAGAGTGGATGTCCGCTGCGGAGTCCTCGTGATACGGCACATCCTGGTGCCGATCGAACGGGTGCACCAGGTGGAAGTCTCCCGCGGCCCGATCAACACCCTGCTCGGTCTTGCGGATGTCACCATCACCACCGCAGGCGGGGATGCGACCATCGAATACCTGGAGATCGAGGAGGCGGAGAAGGTCGCAGACCTGCTCAACAAACTGATCGGTCGCATGCTCCAGGACAGGATCAAAACGCCCCCAGCCCCCGCTACCGCCACCGCCGGGCCTGCGGATGAGTGAGTGGAGAGCAGATCTGGAGGAAAATAGAGTGGAGAATCAAAACGGGCTACACCCGACCGGAACAGACGCGGAATCATCCTCTATCGACCAGACCGCCAACGGTCGGCAGTGCGAAAAGGACTTCCCCGACGCGGATGAGGAACGCGCCGCCCCACAGGCACCTCCGTGTTCAGAGGAAAGGAGCATGGCCGGCGAAAAATTCAGGTGTCACCCCAGCATTATCGTGGAAAATTCGGCCAGGACGTTCTTCTCAATAGTGATCTTGCTGATTTTCCTCGGTGCATGGATCGACAGCACCGCCGTCCGGGGTATACTCGCGCTCTCTCCTATCGCCCTCCTACTCTTCTACTCCAGGCAGTGGAAGAGGACGACCATCCAATTTAATGAGACAGATGTCGTGGTCGAGAGGGACACCCTCTTTCAGATGAAAAAGACCCTCCCCTACACAAAGATGGCATCGGTCAACGTGAACCGGGACATCGCAAACAGGGTGTTTGGGACATCGAAGGTGCTGATCAACATCAACTCCGGGGCCAGCGCCACGACCCCGGAAGCGGTCCTGACGTTCAGGCAGGACGTGGCTGAGAGGCTGAGGTCCGAGATGTCGCAGCGCCTCTACGACCATGCGATCTCCCCGGATGAGGAGGAGACGATCGAGTCCCTGGCAACGTTCACTCCGCTGGACGTAATTATACATGGACTCTTCAGCGTCTCGACCTACCAGACCATACTGGGCTCGATGTTCCTGGCCTACTCGGTCTTTGAACTCTACCTCTCCATGGTAACTGAGGTCGAGTTGGGTGCGGGGGCGATGGTCTCTCTCGTGATGTTCGTCACAGTCCAGATCATGCCATCGGTCTCGCTGATGTTCCGGTACTACAACTACAAGGTCTACCGCCGGGGCGACACGATCTATCTCCAGCATGGTCTGATCAGGACCTACAGGACCTCTTTCAGTGTCTCACGGATCAACGCCGTCCGCGTCAAGAGCACGCTCGCCGCCAGGATTCTGGGGCGGTCGTGCATCGAAGCCGAGGTGGTGGGACTGGCCTCGGAGAGTGACGACAGTTCGCGCCCTGTCCTCTGCCTGCTCAAAGACGATGCGACCCAGCAGAGAGTCTTCCGGGAACTGGTGCCGGAGTTCGTCTATGAACGCGATCCAGAGAGACAGCCGGAAGGCGCAAAGAGTGTGCTCCAGATACGGGCGGTCGTCGCGTCCCTGGTGCTGGCGGCGGTGATGTGCATCCCATCACTCTACGTCTCCCCCGAGGCCGCCGCCCTTTCCGGGATCACCGGCATCCCGGGCGTGGTCGTGCAGTGCATGCTGCCCCTGGGTACGGCGCTGGCAGTCCTTGCGACACTCTATGCCGCGCACGTCTCCTTCAGGGTCACGGAGTTTGACGCCGGTGAAAACCTCTTCACGTTCGTGAACGGCGCCGTCGACCGCGAGACCGCGGTCATGAACTATGATAAGGTGCAGATGATCTGGATCGCAAAGGGCCCGATCGCCAGAGTGTTCGGTGTCTCCCGGGGGAGCGTGTATATGCTCTCTTCTACCGGGAGTTCGAGCATCACTTCAGGGTATTTTCCCGAGGGCCACCTCAACAGGCTAAACGAGATCGTGATGGACCGTATCGCCAGCGGAAGGTATGATTACCGGCTGAACAGTGTCTGACCTGACCGTAAGCCTCCTCCCCCCAATGAGTGCCTGTGGGCGAGAATCCGTGTCCGGACATGGGGGAAGAGGACTCTTTTTCTCTTTTACCCGAATTGCCGAAACATTACCGCGCAAGGGCGCGTGAAACGGATAAATGTCCGGACCCAGGAATTCATTCCAACGATGAATCCCACAATGGCGTTCTTTTTAAAAACGAGTGGACCGAGCGGGAATTGAACCCGCGGCCTCTTCCATGCCAAGGAAGCGATCTTCCCCTGATCTATCGGCCCGATGCTACCCTACGATATTGAATGCCATCAGATAAATGGATTTGGGCCGGGGCCCCCGCTGCTCATGCGGATTGTGCCCTCTCAGCAAGATCTGCGAGGACGCGCGCCCGGGCCTTCGCCATGTCTGTGTGCCCGACCGCCTGCCCGTGCCGCATGACCGGTTTGAGGAGCGGTACCGCCCCTTCGGGTGCGTGCGCGCCCGTCGGCAGGATCACCCTGGCGCCGCCGGGGAGGAGGTAGACCTGCTTGACCCCGCTCCACTTCCCGCGTTTCGCGCAACTCTTCCCCTCGATCTCGACAATGTCCAGGGAGAAGTCGATCACCGGCGCATTGGCGATCGCCCCGCCGACACCGAAGGCGTCCACCAGGTCGCGGTAGGCGCGGATGTCCTCCCGGGTGACCCCACCGGAGAGGAAGATGCCGACGTCCTCGTGGACGTGACTGTCGAGTTCCCAGCGCACCTCTTCGAGGATCGCACGCATGTTCCCCCGGCGCGACCGCGGCGTGTCCAGGCGGACCGCCCCGGTAAACCCGAGTTCTGCCGCCTTCAGGCACTCCTCCTTCTCGTCGCCGAAGGTGTCGCAGAGCATCAGGCGCGGCACATCCGGGGCCGAGTGACGGTCGAAGGCGGTCCATGCTTCTTCGGGTGTGGCATGGCACATCACGAAGGCGTGCGGCATTGTCCCGACGATCGGCATACCTTCAGGTGCCGTGGTGTTCGAGACACCGTCGACACCGCCTATCCAGGCCGAGCGCTCGATCATCTGTGCGATCGCCGGGTGCTGCCGGCGCGACCCGAAGGAATAGACCTTACAGTCACCCGCCGCTTCCTTGACATGGGCGGCGGCGGTGGCGATCCCCGAGGCGTGACAGAGGAAGCCGAGGAGGGCCGTCTCGTACCGCCCGAAGTCGCGGTACCGCCCGGTGATCCGCATCACCGGTTCGCGCGGGAGAAACACACTCCCCTCAGGCATGGCTTCGACGTCCACCGGCACCCCTTCGAGGAGGGCGACGGCATCGTCAAGGCCGCAGAAGACCCCCCGGTCGTACGGCATCCCGACGGTTGTGACCTCCATCGTCACCAGCGGATTCTTCCCCTCCTTTGCAAGGACCTCCTCGCACCTGGCGAAGTAGATGTCCGTGCACTCCCCCCGGGCAATCGTGTCGTCATCGACGATATGGAATCTGCTCATCTCTATCCCGGCATCAGCGTATGGCAGGACAAGGGTAAAAAGATGGGTTTTACTCCTCAGGGATCCCTCTATACATGATGGCAGGCATGCACACAGGGCGGAGGGGACAGTGATGCTCGGGATCATCGGCGGCACCAGTCTTCTCTACTGCAACCTCCCGAGACTCGAAAAAAGGACTGTCTGGACACCATATGGCCCGGCAGAGGTGATGGCAGGGGATATCGCCATCATGCTCCGCCACCAGGGGGGGAGGCCGCCGCACCGGATCAACTACCGGGCAGAGGCCGCGGCTCTTGCACTCTCCGGCGTGGACAGGATCGTCTCTTTCGGCTCGGTCGGTTCCCTGAAGGCGGAGATCCCGCCCGGGACAGTGGTTATTCCGACAGACTACCTCAGCCTCACCGATATCCCGTCCTTCCATGATCATGCCATCGAGCATGTGATGCCTGCCCTCGACGAGGGCCTTGTCCGGAAACTTTCGGAGGCCATTCCCACGGCGCAGGTCGGCGGAGTGTACGCCCAGACGCGGGGGCCACGGATCGAGACAGTGGCGGAGGTGCGCGGCCTTGCAAAGGTCGCCGACGTCGTCGGCATGACGGTCGCAAGCGAGGCGACCCTGGCACGAGAACTCGGCATCCCGGTCGCCGCTGTCTGCACCGTGGACAACTATGCGAATGGATTATCTGACGAGGTGCTGACCTACGAACACATCCTCGCCACCTCGAAGAAATACGCGCACAGGACCGAGGATCTGGTCGAATCGATTGTGCGGGTTTGTGGAAGTGACTGATTATGACTGGTACTGAGAGAAGCGTGCTCATCAGGGATGTTGAGCTGAACGGAACGCGGGTGAATATCAGGGTCGAGAACGGGCGTTTCGCCGCGATCGGGGAGAAGGCCGGCGGCGATGCC
It encodes:
- a CDS encoding ester cyclase; protein product: MSSEENKALVRRFIDAYNTRNLDLFGDLVAPDYIDHTHQQRGLESFRQLFQLAFEGFPDWHEKIEDMIAEGDRVWVCVRATGTHTGKWNLFGVTLPPTGNRVTMQMVFIWRIANGKLAEGWEIDSDLDFLRQLGVIQYTEKGKELFPEDVDSIENAVGQ
- a CDS encoding PH domain-containing protein, producing the protein MPISGPFRGHPAVDEEEPVHETGAGGEVYRRLNRKCMVSMYIGHAISYAVLLAGYLLLTTFSQEFLGPYYGPVQYAALVVLAVALLYSAAAPPVYYARYRYQITEDRVDVRCGVLVIRHILVPIERVHQVEVSRGPINTLLGLADVTITTAGGDATIEYLEIEEAEKVADLLNKLIGRMLQDRIKTPPAPATATAGPADE
- a CDS encoding nicotinate phosphoribosyltransferase → MSRFHIVDDDTIARGECTDIYFARCEEVLAKEGKNPLVTMEVTTVGMPYDRGVFCGLDDAVALLEGVPVDVEAMPEGSVFLPREPVMRITGRYRDFGRYETALLGFLCHASGIATAAAHVKEAAGDCKVYSFGSRRQHPAIAQMIERSAWIGGVDGVSNTTAPEGMPIVGTMPHAFVMCHATPEEAWTAFDRHSAPDVPRLMLCDTFGDEKEECLKAAELGFTGAVRLDTPRSRRGNMRAILEEVRWELDSHVHEDVGIFLSGGVTREDIRAYRDLVDAFGVGGAIANAPVIDFSLDIVEIEGKSCAKRGKWSGVKQVYLLPGGARVILPTGAHAPEGAVPLLKPVMRHGQAVGHTDMAKARARVLADLAERAQSA
- a CDS encoding MTAP family purine nucleoside phosphorylase translates to MLGIIGGTSLLYCNLPRLEKRTVWTPYGPAEVMAGDIAIMLRHQGGRPPHRINYRAEAAALALSGVDRIVSFGSVGSLKAEIPPGTVVIPTDYLSLTDIPSFHDHAIEHVMPALDEGLVRKLSEAIPTAQVGGVYAQTRGPRIETVAEVRGLAKVADVVGMTVASEATLARELGIPVAAVCTVDNYANGLSDEVLTYEHILATSKKYAHRTEDLVESIVRVCGSD